In Setaria viridis chromosome 5, Setaria_viridis_v4.0, whole genome shotgun sequence, the genomic stretch CTTTCAGCTGCACTATCTGCCATCAACCTATTGATGCATTTCACTGGCTGGCTTTCATTTTTCCTTCTAGTGAAGTACAAATTGCCCCTTAGACCCCAGACCAAGAGAACTTATTATGAATACACTAGCTTATGGCATATCTATGCAATCTTATCAATGAATGCATGGTTCTGGAGCTCTATCTTCCACACTAGGTATGAACTTTTCCAAAGCCTTTGATACTCTGCAACTTGGAGATACTGCTGTAATCTGTGATACCTAATTCATCATTCTTATTCTGTAGAGATATCGACTTGACTGAGAAACTGGACTACTCTTCAGCTGTTGCCCTGCTTGGGTACTCTTTAATCCTTTCACTGCTAAGGGCTTTCAATGTCAAGGATGAGGCTACCAGGGTGATGTTTGCAGCCCCTATTTTGGCGTTTGTTACAACACACATCCTGTATCTTAACTTCTACGAGCTTGACTATGGTAAAGTTGCTTGCTAAACCATTTGCCCTCAGTACACAAAGATCAATCTCACCTATATATCAATTGCTTATTTTCAAAGATTTACCAATCTTCTACTGCTCACTGTGTCTTTTGTATATACAACCATATACCTCCTTTACGTACAGCTATATATTTGTTAACAAAAGCCATCACAAAATGTTGCCATTACTCATTAGTGAACAACAGAACAAGTATTGGTTTTACTCAGTTTTGGTTCACACAAACTGGTTGTATCTGTGCAATTTTAGACATGCTACTCCGAAGTTTATCTGATGAATCTTTTGTCAGGGTGGAACATGAAAGTTTGTGTGGTGATGGCTGTGGTTCAACTTCTGACATGGGCAATCTGGGCTGGTGTAACCCGACATCCATCACGACTCAAACTTTGGACAGTTGTTTTTGGTGGAGCGCTGGCtatgcttcttgagctctacgaCTTTCCGCCGTACATGGGCTATGCTGATGCCCACTCACTATGGCATGCGAGTACCATTCCACTCACATATCTCTGGTGGAGCTTCATTAAGGATGATGCTGAATTCCGTACCTCAACTCTTATCAAGAAGGCGAAGTAGGCAAAGTGCCAGGATTGTTAACATTGGATCTCTGAGGATCAGATTTCATGGTCAACTCAAGGGACATTAGTGTTATCGGACATCACGAAACATCAGTATAGTTGCCCCCTTAATGCTCCTGTAATCAGTTCGTAAAGACATTCATCTTCATGCACTCACGATTTTGGTCCACAAATTCAGCATCCTCTTTTAGGCACTTCTGATCTGTCTTTTGACTCACCTGGACGTATCTTCTGTGATTGTCTGTTTGGTACAAGTGGGGCTTGTAAGTTTTTTGTCATCGCCAATTCAGTTGTGCAAAATAAGACTGGAAATCATTTGTGTATCTTGTGACGTGCAACATTTGTAAGCTCCTGAAGGGTCCTTTATACAAACTTGTGTCACAAAGATTCTGATATTTACACGTCCAGGGTTTGAAACAAAAGGGTGCAGCGGTTGGCATAAAAGGTAAGCCTGAATGCCATACTTTGCCAACAACATCCAGAAGAAACTTAGATCCTGCTTGTCGATTTGATTCATCCAGTGACTATCGGTTCGGACACTTTCAGCATTCGGATCTTGCAAAAGGGAATGGGGATAATGGATAAGAAAGTCTAGCAACTTGCAACTTTGAAGGGGGTGGGTCGTGCTCGTGCATGCCACTACTAACTAGGCCTCAGTAGAGATGTTTTCTCCATTTCTACGGGAAGTGAACCGTTTTTTTGAAGACTCATTCAAAATTCTCTGAAATTCCTTGTGGAAGGTAGAATTTGAAGCCAAGGTGCTCCGTAGCGTGCATGATTTCTGACCGAGCGCAATGGCGTGTTTTCGTGGTAGTGACAATAGTCAAACTTTTTTAACTAGGGAGGGAAATTACACCTGAAGTCCAAAAGAGATTTTTAAATTGAAAtggtttcttccttgccaaaAAATATTTCGAGTTCTTTTCTGAATAGTCTATTGTCacattcagaatttcagatatAGCAACGGTGGACACGTCCGAGGGACGCGGGGAACAACGCTTTGAGCACCACACCACGCCACTTTCTCTGCGCTTTCTGTGAAACTTCTTTGGCTTGTTCCGGCGGCCCTGTGCTCCTATAAAATGCACCGGCCTAGTGGAGCTCCCAAACGCAACAAACAGacacctgcaactgcaagtccGCAACACTCCATTGACATCGATCGAACGGCAACTCGAGCTCTCTGAACTTCCGAAGATCACCGGCGGTCACAGTGCCCCATCCCCATTTCACGGTCGCCGTCGTTCATGGAGCCTGTGTTCGCCGCCGCGCAAGaaccgccggtgccgccgcatCAGCCGGGCCAGACGGCGCGGGCCCAGCAGGGCGGGGGCTGGCGCCGCCCGGCGCGCTGCGCGCTCGCCGTGGCCCTCGCCCTCGCTGTGACCGGCAACTTCGCGTTCGCGGCGTaccgcgcgcgccaccgcccCCGCGACCTCGCGTTCGTGCTCGTCGCCTACTCCCTCCTCGCCCTGCTCGTGGGCTGCGTCGCGAGGCTCGAGCATCTGCGGCGGGACCCCGCCGCCAGGGTGGCCGAGCGCCGGTGGCTCAGGATCGCCGTGTGGGGCGTCTCGGTGGCGCTGGCCAACACGTTCGCGGCGCGCGTCGCCGACGCCATGCCGAGGCTGGCGCTGAAGCTGGCCGTG encodes the following:
- the LOC117858409 gene encoding uncharacterized protein, whose protein sequence is MGGGAWVVRLASLLALGLVLGSVEASLGDIDPRYRTCVKECQTTGIIGENIISHCQNKENDTSVGGSWYNQEQIYSQWKQLSCRTDCRYFCMMQREGERQSLGLNPVKYHGKWPFLRISVFQEPLSAALSAINLLMHFTGWLSFFLLVKYKLPLRPQTKRTYYEYTSLWHIYAILSMNAWFWSSIFHTRDIDLTEKLDYSSAVALLGYSLILSLLRAFNVKDEATRVMFAAPILAFVTTHILYLNFYELDYGWNMKVCVVMAVVQLLTWAIWAGVTRHPSRLKLWTVVFGGALAMLLELYDFPPYMGYADAHSLWHASTIPLTYLWWSFIKDDAEFRTSTLIKKAK
- the LOC140222946 gene encoding uncharacterized protein, with amino-acid sequence MEPVFAAAQEPPVPPHQPGQTARAQQGGGWRRPARCALAVALALAVTGNFAFAAYRARHRPRDLAFVLVAYSLLALLVGCVARLEHLRRDPAARVAERRWLRIAVWGVSVALANTFAARVADAMPRLALKLAVWGVTAVVLGLGFYFLFFSKDAEGCCDAEVGRGQADAGRRPATASHVLSPEEKV